A region from the Lycium barbarum isolate Lr01 chromosome 8, ASM1917538v2, whole genome shotgun sequence genome encodes:
- the LOC132605388 gene encoding probable protein phosphatase 2C 23, with product MGNGIRKLKLCFSKDVGEISKRRHDIAVQLSDQLDNDGLSHSFCYLYQDPSFSYDCSNITISTNISQTTTFPTISSASISPFISTPLSTSLFDFYPYTDRSSASESSPLLSSHPLQFIPGNSIASVRSGPIARVTSLGSGPIKRRFLSGPIERSSTSFPLENQWAQGKTGEDRVHIVVSEEHGWVFVGIYDGFNGPDASDFLLNNLYSNVLKELKGLLWKDKLEISEDSTSDETDPLVNSGVKLESFVQNQEFDEKLKSLGTNRVNHFDVLKALSEALRKTEASYMEMADMMMKENHELALMGSCVLVMLLNGKDVYLMNVGDSRAILVQNPESDGNLDRINEENLRSVDAFYRVESNLTSCQLTMDHRTYVKEEVFRIRNEHPDDASVIKNDRVKDSLKVTRAFGAGYLKEPKWNNALLEAFRIDYVGNSPYINCLPSVYYHKLGPRDRFLILSSYGLYQYFINEEAVSHVETFMSIFPEGDPSQHLVEEVLFRAAKRAGMDFHEFLDMPPGDRRRYHDDVSIIIISFEGKIWKSSV from the exons ATGGGAAATGGGATCAGAAAACTGAAGCTCTGTTTCTCCAAAGACGTTGGAGAAATCTCTAAGAGACGCCACGATATTGCTGTTCAACTCTCCGATCAGCTCGACAACGATGGTTTAAGCCATTCTTTTTGCTACCTTTACCAGGACCCATCTTTCTCCTATGACTGTTCCAACATAACCATCTCCACTAACATCAGCCAAACAACGACGTTTCCAACCATCTCTAGTGCTTCCATATCACCCTTCATATCCACCCCTCTTTCTACTTCTCTTTTCGACTTCTACCCTTATACTGACAGGTCTTCAGCTTCTGAAAGCTCGCCTTTATTGTCTTCCCATCCTCTTCAGTTTATTCCTGGGAATTCTATTGCCTCTGTTCGGTCAGGCCCAATAGCCCGAGTTACTAGCTTGGGCTCAGGCCCGATCAAGAGGAGATTTCTGTCTGGCCCGATTGAGCGTAGCTCCACATCATTCCCTTTGGAGAATCAGTGGGCTCAGGGGAAAACAGGGGAAGACAGAGTACACATAGTGGTTTCTGAAGAACATGGATGGGTTTTTGTTGGGATTTACGATGGATTTAACGGGCCTGATGCTAGTGATTTTCTGTTAAACAATCTTTACTCAAATGTCTTGAAGGAGCTTAAGGGATTGTTATGGAAAGACAAGTTAGAAATCTCTGAGGATTCGACAAGTGATGAAACTGATCCATTGGTAAATTCAGGTGTTAAGTTGGAATCTTTTGTTCAGAATCAAGAATttgatgagaagttgaagagtttgGGAACAAATAGAGTTAACCATTTTGATGTGTTGAAGGCGTTGTCAGAGGCGTTAAGGAAAACTGAGGCGTCGTATATGGAGATGGCTGATATGATGATGAAGGAGAATCATGAGTTAGCCTTAATGGGATCTTGTGTTTTAGTGATGTTGTTGAATGGTAAGGATGTTTATTTGATGAATGTTGGAGATAGCAGAGCAATTTTGGTTCAAAATCCTGAATCCGATGGCAATTTGGATCGGATAAACGAGGAAAATCTACGTAGCGTTGATGCATTCTATAGAGTTGAGTCTAATCTTACTTCTTGTCAACTCACCATGGATCATCGCACATATGTTAAAGAG GAAGTTTTCAGGATCAGAAATGAACATCCTGATGATGCTTCTGTCATTAAAAATGATAGAGTGAAGGATTCCTTGAAAGTTACTCGAGCTTTTGGGGCAGGTTATCTCAAAGAG CCCAAATGGAACAATGCACTTCTAGAGGCCTTCAGAATTGACTATGTTGGAAATTCCCCTTACATAAACTGCTTACCATCTGTTTACTACCATAAGCTTGGCCCTAGAGACAGATTCTTGATTTTATCTTCTTATGGGCTTTACCAATACTTCATAAATGAAGAAGCAGTCTCTCACGTTGAGACCTTCATGTCTATATTCCCCGAGGGTGATCCATCTCAGCATCTTGTCGAAGAAGTGTTATTCAGAGCTGCTAAGAGAGCTG GCATGGATTTCCATGAGTTTCTTGATATGCCACCAGGAGATCGTCGAAGGTACCATGATGATGTCTCAATTATCATTATATCTTTTGAAGGAAAGATATGGAAATCATCTGTCTAG